AAGATAACCATAAAGAATGGAAGGGACGACCACCCAACACATTAGTAGAAACACCATCAAACTGTATGCAGCTGGCACCACACACAATATCAATTTCCAActcatcaatatatatatttatatatatttttatgtgttaCATTTATTACTATATATCATTAAAACCCAGAGCTTCTATAATTGTTGTCCACACTTCTCTCACCTCGTCGCTGGTTATCATGTGCTCCCGACAGTGAGCTCAAGATGCTGGCTGTGCTCGTCCCGGATATTGCATCCAGTACATTCTCGCCAATGTCGTTCTTGCAAAGAGGACAAGATGCATTGATCTTTAGCCATTTGTCAACGCATTCCTTGTGCATGAAGTGAGAACATGGGAGCTCCCTTAGCTCTTCGTTATTTGTGTATTTTGCCAAACAAATGCAGCAGACCTGTTCAAAATCCGAGCAGTTCCGATACTATCAGTATGTACAGGAAGAAAAATCTAGGGGAAAAAAAGCCTGGTTGATAATTCCCAAGTAATCAGAGCATAGTCCTACCGGTCGCCGAGATATCAGATAGTTAAGTATAATGGAAAATTGTGAAGCCAAGCAGTTCAGAAGCCCATATAATGACCATGCTTTTTATCTTATCATCGGGAATACTTATTGGGAATACAAGACATGTCACTGAATTATGAAAACAATAATGAAAGGAAACACTCACTGCATCTTCTCCAGAGATGATCCTTTCCTTTTCCGTTCCTGCAGCCACAACCCCAGCCTCACTGGCACCTGAGTTGACATCCTTACCATCaccatttctatttttcttcaccTTGAACTTGTATGTTGGCAAAGCCTCAATGGATTCAGGTGTGGCCCCTCTTGCATGTGATAGATCCTCTCTAAATCCAAGGACAGAAATAATACAAGGCAGGCAACAGCAGATCGTAGCACATAGAATGAAGGGTATTGCATATCCGATACAACTAATTGTAAGAAAAACTATACACAAcctggaaagaaaaaaagatgaaacAAAATGGATGAATCGTCAAGAAAAGTACAAATGAAAACTTAAATGCAGAATATTGCAATCTGCAACGGCCACTACCTGTACAAGTTAGGAGCCTCACTGGCAGATGAGTGCCCACCAAAGATCCAGACGTTGCCAACCACAAACCAAACAGCAAAGAAGCAATCTAAAATCATTTTGAAGTATTCCACTAGAGCTTTTATTCTGCAATATAAAAATCAGCTGATTGGATACTAAATGTGATTATGGGGCCATAAAAAAAACCCCCAAGGCTATAGACCATTATAACCTTCATTGAGATGACTCTCTGTCAAAGTTCAGTATCAAATGGTGAAACCTATCATATTTCCAGTCCAAACTCAAGGAAGCTATCAGTGCATAGTATCAAAGTGGAGTCAAAGTAAATCTCACACAAACTAAATTGGGTATACCGAACGCATAAATATAGCAACAGCCACTTTAGCTATTATCAATTGGTTTTTAGATTGGATACCCATCTTAAAATTTGGCGTGAAAGCAAAGCAAGTGTTTTCCGCCTTCCTTAATTGGTCTAGGACAACAGCCACTCCATCTATTGttaattgatattatgttgGATGctcatctttaaaatttaacatggtatcagagcAGGCACTCTACCATTTTATGATATGTCATTATCTCCACATGCGAAGTTCATGCCACAAGATAGGTTTGCTGTCTTCTACATTTGAAGGTCTGTATTGAGGGAGATCAAGTGAATCTCACATTGGTTAAATTGAGGGTATATTGGACACATAAATATAACAAGGGTCACTCTACCTATTGTTAATTGGTTTTAGGTTGGATGCTCatcttaaaatttaacaaacatAACAAACTTAAGACAGGATGTATAATTCTCgtgcttttttcttttcctgatttccgaaaaagaaaattgtaccTGGCACTTGTTATTCCCATGTTTTGGCCACCTCTAGGTGATGTAGTTGCAGTTCGATGATCACCCCCATCAGAAGTCCTAGTAACAGAGAGAGAAAAGGATCTGGCAGGGGCATTATTGAGTGAAGCATGGCGATTTTGAGCTGAGTCTTGCTCAGAAGCCTCGTTACGATGACGATAACGCCAATACAGAAGAGGGAGGGTTGCTACACATCCAGATGAATAACCCACAATCCATGCAAACAATGGTGTACGGGGATGCTCATTCCGTGACAAAGACAAGACAACAATAGATGCTACAATCTGGCTCACTGTAAGAACAAGTTCAACAGAAATCCACAAAACAGAATTCAACGGACTCCTCCTCCGACGGGTATCCCCTCTCCTTACAGAAGATGAGGTTCTTGAATTTGTACCATTGGATGAAGATGTTGAAGGTTGAGAAGGTTGAGAAGGTTGAGAAGGTTGTGAAACTAGTGCTCTTGCACTAGTAGAAGGTCTATCCACATGCTGCAAAACATCCAACCCATTCGAAGTTGTTTCATAAGATGAGTTGGATGAAGAAGTATCACCAATCCTTGGCATGTCAATAACATGTCCATTAAAGTCCTTTGGTTGCTCCATTAACAATGGACAAGTGTCAGTTTGATATTCAGAATGCAGTCCCAAAGAGGGAACACCCATCTAAGTTCACCAACACGACTGAAAATGATGAAAGCATAGAAACCTATAAAAAGTTTACTTGCTTTATGTACCACTTCTTAACTCTGCTGAAACAAGAGACGCTTTTTTCCCTGTTATAGTTCAAGTTTTGATGATTGACTTAAACTATTTGGCACCATAAGATGTCGATAAATTAACAAATCCTGTTCAGTTGAGAAATAAGATGCAACTAAGTCAGAATAAGAATATAAACTTTTTCTCCCCCTTGAGGAAATGAATATACAATAGTGGCTAAGCAGAAATCAAACTCAAAGGACAAAAGAGAAACCGAACCCACTGGTTTTCGTTATAAGAACCAAAAAATGCCCTAAACCCCATCCAAAAGAATGAATGAAAGGGTTTGCACCATTGAGCTTTCAGAAATTAATatatggaaaagaagaaacataTATAACCTAAGTATACTTTCTGAAGTATAAATGGCCAATAACAAATAACATCAGAGCAATCAACAGATTACCATTCacacaataaatttaaaagatagcAAGAAAAAAACTAACTAATGGCATGCATTAGGCTCATACCCAGAGTCAATTTTTTGTAACCCTCAAACTGCACACCAGCACATGAAATCAACGTGGATTTACCTTAAAAACATCCAATCTACTTTCTTTCTGcttatttaaagaattaaaaactcACCAGTCTCCTCAACCAAGCAAAGGCTTCGACGCTTTCTTATGACAAATAAGAAACTTATGGATGGAATTAAGTCTTAAACTATGCAAATTTCATCTTAAAATTAGTGGAGAGGGGATAATCCAAATCCAGttcttaaaaattcttaaactaACTCAATTAAGATAACAGCTTCACTTTCAATTCAAGAACTAAACTCTTATCAATGGTGAAAACCCTCCTCACCTCCCAAATTCCGACCCCCACCACCCCCACCGGAGTGGCCAATTCAGTTTCTTCAGCTGCTAAAGaaattttttcttctaattcctacaaaaattttcaacaaaaatcaagaatggggaaaaaaaattcacttcCAAAAACTATTCAAATCAAAGTCAATAGCAACCGTATTTAAGATCGAATGAGTACCATACCTCTTAAGGATGAAACACTAGGTTCCTCGATCAACAAGAAAACTCGATTCCTCCTCCTAAGCTGCAAAAAAGGGGGAAGCGTtgactaaaattcaaaaaacgATCAACccctaataaaaatttgaacaaaCAGAATAAAAAGAAACTATTAAATACTCAGTCAACGGAAGTGAATCGTACCAAGGTGGTCAGAAACTAGAAGGATTGTGAGAGCTGAGAAAGTGACCGGAAAAGATAACGTCGACGTTCGATGAGTGGATAGGCGCTGTTGCTGCGTCTAGTTCTTTTCAAAGGTGAGGAGTTAAATGCTCAAGGGGGGTTTGTTTGTTGAGTATTGCTTTATACGGGTGGGAGATggtaaataaaattgtaaaatttctttttttattatataattataaaaaattacaaaataattattcaactatttaattttatcttttttgttcTGAGTTGGCTACTGTAAAAGTAGAAAAATGTAACTTGCCCTAATATTTAATGTTAATATactatttagtatttaaatttgactttaatgttcaatttggtacttgagttttctttttcccaattaagCACTTTGAGTttggatttaatatttaatttattacctaagtttttcttcttgtcccaattaagtacctatactttttttttgagAACACACGTATGTTTTCATTTGgtttaagtactaaattgaacattaaagcTAAATTCAAGTGTTAAATTGGGACAAAAATTAGGATACCAAATTGAACGTTAAAACCAAACTCATGTACTGAATGTTATATTAACCATAATATTTATCTGATGATGATGTATGGATTGAACCTACTTTTGTTTGCTTGTATGCATGGATGATCCATAAAATAGTTAAGAATAAGAGGGGCATAAATAgtaattgtaataattaaagaattgcactttgaaatttcaaacaCCTGTTGGATTTTCTCCCCCCTATCCGTACGGCTGGCTGTGGACTGAGACAACTGGCTTATCTCTCATTTTTGCCGTCTACGTTTATCTGTTTTTGGGTTAATTGCATTAAACCTCCCAATTTatgggttaaattttaaattattgtaattgAATCCCCAAGttaaaactgaaatttaactaaatttatggAGCAACTTGATTAGAATGATTCTTTAAtttgaagattaaattgattgattttaaaatttaaaacttgacttaaatatttaactaatttccctcagcatttaatttatttatagcaatgaaaaaatgttaaatttgaattttgaaaacctGAGATCATGTTTGAATACTTCAACATTGGACTGTGAGCTTTctcattttaaaaaagtttctacatattttgaaatctttataattatatttgaataacAAATGGAGAATTAGCAAAAAGGTCGTTTTTAAAGTCAATTAGTGAATTAGgtcttttttcaaaatttaaggaaatTGACCTTTTAAAGAGAGAAACTGAAAATGCGTGTTTAGGATTTTACAAGAGAGGAAATTGGGTGAATTACTGAATTTGTTACATCATTCTAGATCCCTTACAAAGTTGATCATAATCGGataatataaaagcattaaatttatcttttgatgGCTTAGGACATTTCTTCATTATTTATCATAATCTAgtactaatataaaattatttcatgtcCTATCATTTCCAAATATCCTAccatcataaaatttcaatgttctaataaatacaatacaaatttttaactaaaaattcacAGTAAAAAAAATGAGTGGCAAACataaaatgttatgaaattCACTCATGAATCTCTTTCTCACTTCTTCCATTGGGGCAGCCTTTGAACAACAAccttaaaaatcaacaaatcaaAACACATTAATGTGTTTATATAGCTTGTTAATTTTGactaaatatgaaaatttgatctGATTGATTCAATATGATTTGACGATATAActcgaaataaaaaataacttgaaaCTAGAACGACCCAAAATCATTTAAACTTAAGTATTAAATACTgaataaaacaaattgaaataacTCGAATACTAAATAATCTAAGATTCCATCCAAACTCTATACCTATATTTGGCAATAGTTAGAAGTATATAGTATGTACTCCCACCCTTTCAAGCTAGCAAAATAGTTCAGCATCATACCTTGCCAGAGTTCTCCTTATTTCCCACAATAGTTCGACAAGCAAGCCTCCAAGATTCTGGTTTCTGTACATCATATATTCACCATATTGgtaaaaaatt
The nucleotide sequence above comes from Gossypium raimondii isolate GPD5lz chromosome 13, ASM2569854v1, whole genome shotgun sequence. Encoded proteins:
- the LOC105782515 gene encoding E3 ubiquitin-protein ligase At1g12760, whose translation is MGVPSLGLHSEYQTDTCPLLMEQPKDFNGHVIDMPRIGDTSSSNSSYETTSNGLDVLQHVDRPSTSARALVSQPSQPSQPSQPSTSSSNGTNSRTSSSVRRGDTRRRRSPLNSVLWISVELVLTVSQIVASIVVLSLSRNEHPRTPLFAWIVGYSSGCVATLPLLYWRYRHRNEASEQDSAQNRHASLNNAPARSFSLSVTRTSDGGDHRTATTSPRGGQNMGITSARIKALVEYFKMILDCFFAVWFVVGNVWIFGGHSSASEAPNLYRLCIVFLTISCIGYAIPFILCATICCCLPCIISVLGFREDLSHARGATPESIEALPTYKFKVKKNRNGDGKDVNSGASEAGVVAAGTEKERIISGEDAVCCICLAKYTNNEELRELPCSHFMHKECVDKWLKINASCPLCKNDIGENVLDAISGTSTASILSSLSGAHDNQRRAAYSLMVFLLMCWVVVPSILYGYLTG